A genome region from Cucurbita pepo subsp. pepo cultivar mu-cu-16 chromosome LG02, ASM280686v2, whole genome shotgun sequence includes the following:
- the LOC111787072 gene encoding glucan endo-1,3-beta-glucosidase-like produces MANSLLLSLLLFSLFLRLSSATYSIGVNYGTVADNLPPPSQVAAFLKSHTTIDRVKIFDANPDILRAFAATGIALTVSVANGDIPSLAKLPAAQSWIANNILPFHPNTLINHIAVGNEILATSDKNLIAHMLPAMKALHSALTLANITDIKVSSPHSLGILSASEPPSTGRFRKGYDRAIFAPILEFHRKSKTPFMVNPYPFFGFRPATLDYALFKPNAGFFDNTTGKHYTNMFDAQMDAVHAAMNKLGYGDVDIVVAETGWPSAGDPNQPGVSLENAISYNRNLVKHVNSGKGTPMMPNRTFETYVFSLFNENLKPSVSERNYGLFKPDLTPVYDVGILRNSPTTGPTAPAGQAPQPSDGVRKWCVPKTDASDEALQKNIDYVCSSGVDCGPIQAGGACYDPNTVRSHASYAMDAYFQSSGRHDFNCDFNHTGVLTSTDPSYKACTYPLGAEKLTEKSVASAAAMRRRIRLLGAVARACIAVVAGGVLLI; encoded by the exons ATGGCTAATTCTctacttctctctctccttcttttctctctcttcctccgCCTCTCCTCCGCCACCTACTCTATCGGTGTCAACTACGGCACCGTCGCCGACAATCTCCCTCCGCCCTCCCAAGTCGCCGCCTTCCTCAAATCCCACACCACCATCGACCGCGTCAAGATCTTTGACGCCAACCCTGATATTCTCCGTGCCTTCGCCGCTACTGGCATCGCTCTCACAGTCTCTGTCGCTAATGGCGACATTCCGTCCCTCGCCAAGCTCCCCGCCGCTCAATCCTGGATTGCCAATAACATTCTCCCGTTTCACCCTAACACTCTCATCAACCACATCGCCGTCGGGAACGAGATCCTCGCCACCTCCGACAAGAATCTCATAGCTCATATGCTCCCCGCGATGAAGGCTTTACATTCCGCTTTAACCCTCGCGAATATCACTGATATCAAGGTTTCGTCTCCTCATTCTTTGGGGATTTTGTCGGCATCGGAGCCGCCGAGTACCGGGCGGTTTCGGAAGGGGTACGATCGAGCCATATTCGCTCCGATCCTCGAGTTTCACCGCAAGTCAAAAACGCCGTTCATGGTAAATCCGTATCCATTCTTTGGATTCAGACCGGCGACGTTGGACTACGCGCTGTTCAAGCCGAACGCCGGATTTTTCGACAACACCACCGGAAAACACTACACCAATATGTTCGATGCGCAAATGGACGCGGTTCACGCAGCGATGAACAAGCTCGGGTACGGGGATGTGGACATCGTCGTGGCGGAGACTGGGTGGCCATCCGCCGGTGACCCGAACCAACCCGGCGTGAGCTTGGAGAACGCCATTTCTTACAACCGGAACCTCGTGAAGCACGTGAACTCCGGTAAGGGGACGCCGATGATGCCCAACAGAACTTTCGAAACCTACGTCTTCTCTCTTTTCAACGAGAATCTCAAACCGTCGGTCTCGGAGCGAAACTACGGCCTGTTCAAGCCCGATCTAACTCCGGTCTACGACGTCGGCATCCTCCGAAACTCACCG ACAACGGGCCCCACAGCACCGGCAGGGCAGGCGCCGCAACCGTCGGATGGTGTGAGGAAGTGGTGCGTGCCGAAAACGGACGCGTCAGATGAAGCGTTGCAGAAGAATATTGACTACGTGTGTAGCAGTGGAGTGGACTGTGGGCCCATACAAGCAGGTGGGGCGTGCTACGACCCGAATACAGTGCGGTCACATGCATCCTACGCCATGGACGCTTACTTTCAGTCCTCTGGTCGCCATGATTTCAACTGCGATTTCAATCACACTGGCGTCCTCACTTCCACCGACCCCA GTTACAAGGCCTGCACTTACCCGTTGGGTGCCGAAAAGTTAACGGAGAAATCGGTGGCCTCTGCGGCGGCGATGAGGCGTAGGATCAGGTTGTTGGGGGCGGTGGCGCGGGCATGTATTGCGGTGGTAGCTGGCGgtgtattattaatttga
- the LOC111787436 gene encoding methyl-CpG-binding domain-containing protein 5-like, translated as MSASGTSFPDPDWPRQGSTRPDLPSPHHFPPDPLLSSGSFIDSSTARCGTLPSSPDYARDLDGTHRKKPDTSATLRSPLPADPLNPKKLPPDSPTPGNGDSSAPKKVSASRGTDASPKSALSERPNWLPPGWVVEDRVRASGATAGTVDKYYFDPNSGRRFRSKIEVLYFLETGTLRKRKKSLDGNSADGSEEPKSKKSSSNAKSAPLNFDFFNVPEKVEWVLTDPSQEVWTPFINNEKVPESTKREWVAAFQLLGRSKV; from the exons ATGTCTGCTTCTGGAACTTCGTTTCCGGACCCCGACTGGCCCCGTCAAGGTTCCACCCGACCCGACTTACCTTCTCCCCACCACTTCCCTCCCGaccctctcctctcctctggCTCCTTCATCGACTCCTCCACCGCCCGATGCGGAACCCTACCTTCTTCTCCCGACTACGCCCGAGATCTTGACGGGACTCATCGCAAGAAGCCTGACACCTCCGCCACTCTCCGATCTCCATTGCCTGCTGACCCTCTCAACCCTAAGAAGCTTCCTCCCGATTCTCCTACTCCAGGAAATGGAGATTCTTCGGCACCTAAGAAGGTGTCCGCCTCCAGAGGAACCGACGCCTCCCCCAAATCCGCCTTATCGGAAAGGCCTAATTGGCTCCCACCGGGCTGGGTGGTGGAAGATAGAGTTCGCGCCTCCGGTGCTACAGCTGGAACGGTTGATAAG TACTACTTTGACCCAAACTCAGGTCGTCGCTTCCGGTCTAAGATTGAAGTTCTTTACTTTCTCGAAACAGGAACGTTAAGGAAACGGAAGAAATCTTTAGACGGCAAT TCTGCTGATGGCTCCGAAGAACCAAAGAGCAAGAAATCTTCAAGCAATGCTAAATCTGCTCCTCTAAACTTCGATTTCTTCAATGTGCCTGAAAAGGTTGAGTGGGTTCTCACAGACCCTTCTCAGGAGGTCTGGACGCCGTTTATTAACAACGAGAAAGTACCTGAATCGACTAAACGTGAATGGGTAGCAGCCTTTCAACTCCTCGGGCGATCGAAAGTCTGA
- the LOC111788464 gene encoding RING-H2 finger protein ATL66-like: MPSPPSSTASPPPISKMVNTSGLTWGDEYLALIAVCTVIILYLIVLNCIKSRYFNESDSGYEAVGALPPVIVRIEASVFCYREADGGHGGECAICLDGFEDGQKCRMMNKCGHIFHCRCIDRWLKVECHCPLCRSCVCAVVHPSSFWRR, translated from the coding sequence ATGCCATCGCCGCCGTCTTCTACCGCTTCACCGCCGCCAATTAGCAAGATGGTCAACACTTCCGGACTGACATGGGGGGATGAGTATTTAGCTCTGATAGCCGTTTGTACCGTCATTATACTCTACCTCATCGTCTTAAATTGCATCAAATCCAGATACTTCAACGAATCAGATTCCGGCTATGAGGCAGTCGGAGCATTGCCGCCGGTGATTGTACGGATTGAGGCCTCGGTTTTCTGTTACAGGGAAGCCGACGGAGGTCACGGCGGCGAATGCGCGATTTGCCTGGACGGATTTGAAGATGGGCAAAAGTGTCGAATGATGAATAAGTGCGGCCATATATTCCACTGCCGCTGCATTGACCGGTGGCTCAAGGTGGAGTGCCATTGTCCCCTTTGCCGCAGCTGCGTTTGTGCCGTCGTTCATCCATCTTCTTTTTGGAGAAGATGA
- the LOC111787046 gene encoding probable GTP-binding protein OBGM, mitochondrial, with product MRFLCVKQVLYLRGLRESSSFPWLFSAISYCSDTPSKKSKLAPLQERRMIDRFMMYAKGGDGGNGCHSTRRSRQDRHGQPDGGNGGRGGNVILECSAALWDFSSLKHHINAGRGGHGSSKNMIGTRGADKIVQVPIGTVIHLVEGDVSSVVEQHSTTDLDPWQIPGALVDDLSSSSSQKSLEYSNRGEEVESTFINTLSSCNNGNDNAKSSSFRRETSEVASTNGISQVLASPNKLESSIDDDTTESEEMRYNVAELTEVGQQIIVARGGEGGLGNVHALKFSKKPKASMAVRQEDEFINSDVSEINESRERIGSPGTETVLVLELKSIADVGFVGMPNAGKSTLLGAISRAKPVVGHYAFTTLRPNLGNLNYDDLSITVADIPGLIKGAHENRGLGHSFLRHIERTRVLAYVLDLAAALDGRKGIPPWEQLRDLVAELEHHQKGLSDRPSLVVANKIDEEGTEQVYEELKSRVQGVPIFPVCAVLEEGVAELKAGLKSLVNGETSYRLNIDEIIVD from the exons ATGAGGTTTTTGTGCGTAAAACAAGTTCTATATTTGAGAGGCTTGAGAGAATCCTCAAGTTTTCCATGGCTTTTTTCTGCCATTTCCTATTGCTCAGATACTCCCTCAAAGAAGTCTAAACTTGCCCCTTTACAG GAGAGGAGAATGATAGACAGGTTTATGATGTATGCCAAAGGAGGTGATGGTGGAAATGGATGCCATAGCACTCGCCGTAGTAGGCAGGATCGCCACGGCCAACCTGATG GTGGAAATGGTGGAAGGGGGGGCAATGTCATTCTCGAATGTTCCGCTGCTCTCTGGGACTTCAGCAGTTTGAAGCATCATATC AATGCAGGTAGAGGAGGACATGGATCTTCAAAAAATATGATTGGAACCAGGGGTGCAGATAAG ATTGTTCAAGTACCCATTGGCACTGTCATTCATCTTGTGGAGGGTGATGTTTCTAGTGTAGTCGAACAGCATTCGACAACAGATTTAGACCCCTGGCAGATTCCGGGCGCACTAGTTGATGATCTCTCTAGTAGTTCCTCCCAGAAGTCTCTTGAATATTCAAATAGAGGAGAGGAAGTTGAATCGACCTTCATCAATACTCTCTCATCGTGTAATAATGGTAACGATAATGCTAAAAGTTCGTCATTCAGGAGGGAAACCTCGGAAGTTGCATCAACCAATGGGATTTCCCAAGTTCTTGCATCTCCCAACAAACTCGAAAGTTCAATTGATGATGATACTACAGAAAGTGAAGAAATGAGATACAATGTTGCAGAATTGACTGAAGTAGGACAACAAATAATCGTTGCTCGTGGAGGGGAAGGTGGTTTGGGTAATGTTCATGctctcaaattttcaaagaagCCTAAAGCCTCAATGGCTGTGAGGCAAGAGGACGAGTTCATAAACTCTGATGTATCTGAAATCAACGAGTCCAGAGAGCGAATTGGTTCACCCGGGACTGAGACCGTGCTTGTTTTAGAACTTAAAAGCATTGCCGATGTTGGCTTCGTCGGGATGCCAAATGCTGGAAAAAGTACTCTTTTAGGAGCCATTTCTCGAGCAAAGCCAGTAGTTGGTCATTATGCATTTACTACTCTGAGACCAAATTTGGGGAACTTAAACTACGACGACTTATCAATCACAGTAGCTGACATTCCCGGACTTATAAAGGGTGCCCACGAAAACCGTGGACTTGGACATTCATTCTTGCGTCACATCGAACGCACGAGGGTTCTAGCATACGTTCTAGACTTGGCTGCTGCTTTAGATGGTAGAAAAGGGATACCCCCATGGGAGCAGCTGAGAGATTTAGTAGCAGAGCTTGAACACCATCAAAAGGGGTTATCAGATCGTCCATCCTTAGTAGTGGCTAACAAGATCGACGAAGAAGGGACCGAGCAAGTGTACGAGGAATTAAAGTCAAGAGTGCAAGGAGTTCCAATCTTTCCCGTGTGTGCCGTTTTGGAAGAGGGTGTTGCAGAGCTTAAAGCTGGTCTTAAGAGCCTTGTGAATGGTGAAACATCTTACAGGCTTAACATAGATGAAATTATTGTTGATTAA
- the LOC111788465 gene encoding RING-H2 finger protein ATL56-like encodes MPSPPSFAASPPPISAIVETYGLRWTNNNLAVIAICFLIILYLILLNFFKSELESGSDPAGALPVVREPEIVRIEASVFSYKEADGGHDDECAICLDEFEDAQKCRKMNKCGHIFHRRCIDRWLKVDRHCPLCRSCVCVVVHP; translated from the coding sequence ATGCCGTCGCCGCCGTCTTTTGCCGCTTCACCGCCGCCAATTAGCGCCATCGTGGAGACTTACGGACTGAGATGGACGAATAACAATTTGGCTGTGATAGCCATTTGTTTCCTCATTATACTCTACCTCATCCTCTTAAATTTCTTCAAATCCGAATTAGAATCCGGCAGTGATCCAGCCGGAGCATTGCCGGTGGTGCGAGAGCCGGAGATTGTACGGATTGAGGCCTCGGTTTTCAGTTACAAGGAAGCCGATGGAGGTCACGACGATGAATGTGCGATTTGCCTTGACGAATTTGAAGATGCCCAAAAGTGCCGGAAGATGAATAAGTGTGGCCATATATTCCACCGCCGCTGCATTGACCGGTGGCTCAAGGTGGACCGCCACTGCCCCCTTTGCCGCAGCTGCGTTTGCGTAGTCGTTCATCCATGA